The Nitrospirales bacterium genome includes a window with the following:
- a CDS encoding mercuric reductase has protein sequence MIQPKPMTVDSTQVLPMDQFNQELVNNVHPPQWINPEPAEQYNLVVIGAGTAGLITAAVATALGARAALIERHLMGGDCLNVGCVPSKGVIRAARTWAEVKRANEFGIELPPNGVTRDFGTAMERMRKLRARISHVDSAHRYKKLGVDVFIGEGKFTGSNTVDVNGQTLRFTKAVICTGARAAAPPIQELDNVGYLTNETIFTLTRLPRRLAVIGAGPIGCEMAQSFARFGSDVHLFERTEHILPREDTDAAQIVQEQMRKDGVSFVSQSDIQRIESRGPEKIVYFESKGHQQELIVDEILVSTGRAPNVEGLGLDTVGIAYDHRSGVKVNDRLQTTNANIYAAGDICFPFKFTHMADAMAQIVIQNALFPHPFGLGYASTHSLIIPWCTYTQPEIAHVGLYEQEARSKNIAIDTFTFSLNEVDRAILDGEDEGFARVHVKKGTDTILGATIVAAHAGDMISEFTLAMKAQIGLSTITGTIHPYPTQAEVIKKVANAWRKTTLTDWKKQLLKKWFAWTR, from the coding sequence ATGATTCAACCGAAGCCCATGACTGTCGATTCGACCCAAGTGTTACCCATGGACCAATTCAATCAAGAGCTGGTCAACAACGTACATCCGCCTCAATGGATCAACCCTGAACCAGCGGAACAATATAATCTGGTGGTCATCGGGGCTGGGACTGCAGGCCTGATTACCGCGGCTGTCGCGACCGCACTCGGTGCCCGCGCCGCCTTAATTGAACGCCATCTTATGGGCGGCGATTGTCTGAATGTAGGGTGCGTCCCTTCCAAAGGGGTAATCCGTGCCGCACGAACGTGGGCGGAAGTGAAGCGCGCGAATGAATTTGGCATCGAACTGCCTCCCAACGGAGTCACACGTGATTTCGGGACGGCAATGGAACGAATGCGGAAACTCCGCGCCCGGATCAGCCATGTGGATTCAGCTCACCGGTACAAAAAACTGGGCGTTGATGTCTTCATCGGCGAAGGAAAATTCACTGGCTCCAACACAGTTGACGTGAATGGTCAAACTCTACGTTTTACGAAAGCGGTTATTTGCACGGGGGCTCGGGCTGCAGCGCCTCCAATTCAAGAGTTAGACAATGTAGGCTATCTCACCAATGAAACGATCTTCACGTTAACCCGCCTTCCACGGCGTCTGGCCGTCATTGGAGCCGGTCCCATTGGATGCGAAATGGCTCAGTCGTTCGCCCGCTTTGGGAGTGACGTCCACCTTTTTGAGAGGACCGAACATATTCTTCCACGGGAAGATACCGATGCCGCTCAAATCGTCCAGGAACAAATGAGAAAAGACGGCGTGAGTTTCGTGTCTCAATCTGACATTCAAAGGATTGAATCTCGAGGTCCTGAAAAAATCGTATACTTTGAATCGAAAGGACACCAGCAAGAACTGATCGTCGATGAAATTCTAGTCAGTACAGGACGAGCCCCGAATGTCGAAGGTCTTGGGCTCGACACTGTGGGCATTGCCTATGATCATCGCTCGGGGGTGAAAGTCAATGACCGGCTTCAAACGACGAACGCCAACATTTACGCGGCTGGGGATATTTGCTTTCCCTTTAAGTTCACGCACATGGCTGACGCCATGGCTCAAATCGTGATCCAGAATGCACTCTTTCCGCATCCTTTTGGTCTCGGATATGCCAGCACGCATTCCCTCATCATTCCTTGGTGTACCTACACCCAGCCAGAAATCGCGCATGTGGGTTTGTATGAACAAGAGGCACGATCGAAAAACATCGCGATCGACACATTCACGTTTTCACTGAATGAAGTGGATCGCGCTATCCTGGACGGAGAAGATGAGGGATTTGCGAGGGTGCATGTGAAAAAAGGAACTGATACAATCCTGGGCGCGACGATCGTGGCCGCTCATGCGGGGGACATGATCAGCGAGTTTACATTGGCGATGAAAGCCCAAATCGGCCTGAGCACCATCACCGGAACCATACATCCCTACCCGACTCAAGCTGAAGTCATTAAAAAAGTCGCAAACGCATGGAGAAAAACGACATTGACAGATTGGAAGAAGCAACTGCTCAAGAAATGGTTCGCATGGACACGGTAA
- a CDS encoding DUF3047 domain-containing protein, which yields MDTVIAHSDTSPGTRCSSAEQTRRLRFRTYATGWMIVVWIIFCWWPAASIADSTSDTTLEVGTFSHAQEGEEFPTGWEPLTFDKIKEHTRYELVKDNDQVVVKATSVESSSGLTRPITIDPKEFPIVSWRWKVENVFKNGDVTKKDGDDYPARIYITFIYDSTKVGLFEKAKYEAARLLYGQYPPLAAINYIWASKSPVGTVVPNPYTDRVQMFVIQSGEDRLGKWVTEERNVYEDYKRAFGQEPPMISGVALMTDTDNTKEAAIAYYGDITFKKKQ from the coding sequence ATGGACACGGTAATCGCTCACTCAGACACGTCACCTGGCACCCGCTGCTCCTCCGCAGAACAAACTCGGCGCCTCCGTTTCCGTACGTACGCCACGGGATGGATGATTGTCGTCTGGATCATCTTCTGTTGGTGGCCGGCCGCCAGCATCGCGGACTCAACCTCCGACACAACCCTTGAAGTTGGAACATTCTCTCACGCTCAAGAAGGAGAGGAATTCCCTACTGGTTGGGAACCATTGACCTTCGACAAAATCAAAGAGCACACACGGTACGAGCTCGTCAAAGACAATGATCAGGTCGTCGTCAAGGCCACGAGTGTCGAAAGCTCATCCGGACTCACACGACCCATTACCATAGACCCGAAAGAGTTTCCGATCGTCTCCTGGCGATGGAAAGTCGAAAATGTGTTTAAAAATGGAGACGTCACAAAAAAGGACGGCGATGATTATCCGGCGCGAATCTATATTACCTTTATCTACGACAGCACCAAGGTCGGGCTATTCGAAAAGGCCAAGTATGAAGCGGCCAGGTTACTCTATGGTCAGTATCCCCCTCTTGCCGCGATCAACTATATCTGGGCAAGCAAAAGTCCTGTCGGGACCGTTGTCCCGAACCCCTACACGGATCGCGTCCAAATGTTCGTGATTCAAAGTGGTGAGGACAGGCTTGGCAAGTGGGTCACCGAAGAACGCAACGTGTATGAAGATTACAAACGCGCCTTTGGCCAAGAACCTCCGATGATTTCCGGAGTGGCTCTCATGACGGATACCGACAACACCAAAGAGGCCGCCATCGCGTATTATGGGGACATCACTTTTAAAAAGAAGCAGTAA
- a CDS encoding thioredoxin family protein: protein MALTNSTMLPLGTPLPPFQLPDVKSGQRVSQEIFSDSQGVLVMFICKHCPFVVHVEDELARIGRDYRNRGLGIIAISSNDVSKYPDDAPHSLKTMAESLGFVFPMCYDENQAVAKTFTAACTPDFFLFDNKHTLVYRGQLDDSRPGNGKPVTGKDLRAAVELVLAGKSVPQDQRPSAGCNIKWKSGNEPDYF from the coding sequence ATGGCTTTGACGAATTCGACGATGCTTCCCCTTGGGACACCGCTACCGCCTTTTCAATTACCAGATGTTAAGTCGGGGCAGAGGGTTTCCCAGGAAATCTTCAGCGACTCCCAAGGTGTCTTAGTCATGTTTATCTGTAAGCATTGTCCGTTCGTCGTCCATGTCGAAGATGAACTGGCACGTATTGGAAGGGACTATCGCAACAGAGGTCTCGGTATCATCGCCATCAGCAGTAATGATGTGAGCAAGTATCCTGACGATGCGCCGCACTCCTTGAAAACGATGGCTGAGTCTTTAGGGTTTGTTTTCCCGATGTGCTATGACGAAAATCAGGCGGTGGCCAAAACCTTCACCGCAGCCTGTACGCCAGATTTCTTTCTTTTCGACAACAAGCATACGTTGGTGTACAGAGGTCAACTAGATGACAGTCGTCCAGGAAATGGCAAGCCGGTAACAGGGAAGGATTTACGAGCTGCGGTTGAACTCGTGTTAGCCGGCAAGTCCGTTCCCCAAGATCAGCGGCCAAGTGCGGGATGTAATATTAAATGGAAATCAGGAAATGAGCCGGATTATTTTTGA
- a CDS encoding sigma-70 family RNA polymerase sigma factor: MNVLSQIGLVFAMASPGAKQDESRLLEALRNGDERAFMQVVDEYSNSLLRVAMAYVPSRAVAEEVVQETWMGVLAGLPRFEGRSSFKTWLFTILTNRAKTRGQRESRYMPFPEKGKPEDGDEGQGVDVDAFIQTGSKAGHWITPPHAWDHGTPERLALSKESREQIERAIAALPDTQRQVMTLRDLEGMSSGEVCNILGVTETNQRVLLHRARTRVRKALAQYIEGRSGQ; encoded by the coding sequence ATGAATGTACTCAGCCAAATTGGTCTGGTGTTTGCCATGGCGAGCCCTGGGGCGAAACAAGATGAATCACGTTTGCTCGAGGCATTGCGAAACGGCGATGAACGTGCGTTTATGCAGGTGGTTGATGAATATTCAAATTCGCTTTTGCGAGTGGCGATGGCCTATGTTCCCAGTCGAGCGGTGGCTGAAGAAGTCGTACAAGAAACGTGGATGGGGGTGCTTGCAGGACTCCCTCGATTTGAAGGCCGATCTTCCTTTAAAACGTGGCTCTTTACGATCCTGACCAATCGGGCCAAAACTCGAGGCCAACGAGAAAGTCGGTACATGCCTTTCCCGGAAAAAGGTAAACCCGAGGATGGAGATGAGGGACAGGGTGTGGACGTGGATGCATTCATTCAAACCGGTTCCAAGGCCGGCCATTGGATTACGCCGCCGCACGCATGGGATCATGGGACGCCAGAACGATTAGCATTATCGAAAGAAAGCCGAGAACAGATTGAAAGAGCAATAGCTGCGCTTCCTGACACGCAACGACAAGTCATGACGCTTCGCGATCTTGAAGGAATGAGTTCAGGGGAAGTTTGTAACATCTTGGGTGTAACAGAGACTAATCAACGGGTTCTGTTGCATCGTGCACGGACTCGGGTTCGAAAAGCTTTGGCCCAGTACATTGAGGGGCGGTCAGGGCAATAG
- a CDS encoding LuxR C-terminal-related transcriptional regulator — protein MYLTSYSRCESLVLTERGTVAVYQDHHSRLNQDDDVQARPLKSFLEAIADRRAVPGVLSFSATGEVLFMNPEAEVLSRQIIGSRNGNASGDRFPSEVLDLCDDLQASLQKPMTAEDCEQLELRRVTGNLQLPVLLRGFVLPDRHQATDTRLLILMEKIGRESQVIPTQTKERFHLTDREEEIVEHIADGLTNKEIAKALSISEHTVKEHVRHLLKKTKSSTRTGILAQIYQDS, from the coding sequence GTGTATCTGACCTCTTATTCCCGTTGTGAATCGTTAGTGTTGACCGAGCGAGGGACTGTGGCTGTATACCAGGATCATCATTCACGATTGAATCAAGATGACGATGTTCAGGCGAGACCTTTGAAATCTTTTTTGGAAGCCATCGCCGATCGACGGGCTGTGCCGGGGGTTCTCTCATTTTCTGCCACAGGCGAAGTGCTGTTCATGAACCCAGAGGCGGAAGTGCTCAGTCGCCAGATCATCGGAAGTCGAAATGGAAATGCGAGCGGCGATCGCTTTCCCTCTGAGGTGTTAGACCTGTGTGACGACCTTCAAGCGTCATTACAGAAGCCCATGACCGCGGAAGATTGTGAACAGTTGGAATTGCGCCGGGTCACAGGCAATTTACAGTTGCCTGTTTTGTTGCGAGGGTTCGTCTTACCTGACAGACATCAGGCGACGGATACCCGACTTTTGATCCTCATGGAAAAAATTGGTCGAGAAAGCCAGGTGATCCCGACGCAAACAAAAGAACGGTTTCACCTAACGGATCGAGAAGAAGAAATCGTCGAACATATCGCCGATGGTCTGACGAATAAAGAAATCGCAAAAGCCTTGTCCATCAGCGAGCATACGGTCAAAGAACATGTTCGGCATCTCCTCAAAAAAACCAAATCCTCGACTCGCACGGGCATTCTTGCCCAAATCTATCAAGATTCATAA
- a CDS encoding heavy metal-binding domain-containing protein translates to MILTTTPSIEGRRIREYFGVVTGEAIMGANFFRDFFANIRDIVGGRSGAYEKELARARQIAFEELEADAVRVGANAIVGIDLDYEVLGESGSMLMVTVSGTAVQLE, encoded by the coding sequence ATGATTTTAACCACCACACCATCGATTGAAGGTCGGAGAATTCGAGAGTATTTTGGCGTTGTCACCGGAGAGGCGATCATGGGGGCGAATTTTTTCCGTGATTTTTTCGCCAATATTCGGGATATCGTGGGAGGTCGATCTGGCGCGTATGAGAAAGAATTGGCCAGGGCTCGTCAAATCGCGTTTGAAGAACTTGAAGCGGATGCCGTGCGAGTTGGTGCCAACGCAATCGTGGGAATTGATTTGGATTATGAGGTTCTGGGTGAGTCGGGAAGTATGCTCATGGTCACCGTGAGTGGAACGGCGGTCCAGTTGGAATAA
- the dnaE gene encoding DNA polymerase III subunit alpha, with translation MASQFVHLHLHTQYSLLDGANQLDPLFKQVREFGMPAVAMTDHGNMFGAIDFFQKGQTHGVKPIIGCEAYMAPGSRRQRKEGHLAHNDYYHLILLATNITGYQNLMKLSSKAYLEGFYYKPRMDKELLAQHHEGLIALSGCLSGEIPYLIGQNNMDEALRVADEYRSIFGKDHYYLEVQANGLDHQRIANRGLVEIHKKLGMPLVGTNDCHYLKKRDARPHEIMLCLQTGKTLKDPSRMKFDTDQLYVKSTEEMVADFSELPSAVLNTCQVAEQCNLELTFGTSYLPNYPVPEGETRESYLEKLTKEGLTARLRERPTGIASEAYERRLKAELAILTSMGYAGYFLVVWDIINFARSRGIPVGPGRGSAAGSLVAYALRITDLDPLSYNLLFERFLNPERVTMPDIDMDFCMDRRGEVINYVIEKYGEEHVCQIITFGTLGAKAAIRDVGRVMDMPYAEVDRVAKLVPTQLNITLQDALIQEPRLEELIEKDPRMKDLMDTAQALEGLARHASTHAAGVVISQKPLMEHVPLYKTSHDEIVTQYSMTDVEKIGLVKFDFLGLKTLTMIHRAESLVNAKHPQEVRLDINDISLTDTATYSLLATGKTTGIFQLESSGMRNLLVKIKPETFEDLIAILALYRPGPLESGMVDDFIKRKRDPSKTVYDPPQLESILKETYGVIVYQEQVMAIANQLAGFSLGQADLLRRAMGKKKHEEMAKQKALFIEGAKCKRIPEKKAEKLFDQMAFFAGYGFNKSHSAAYALVTYQTAYLKTHYPTEFMAALLTTEMGNTDKMVGYFTECRERGLKILPPDVNQSGKDFSVVPEGIRFGLAAIKNVGGGAVESILATRDEQGPFRSFYDFCCQIDLQKVNKRVLEGLIKVGAFDSMNLVRSQLMTILEKALEEANTVQRRKRHGQTSLFEALDAESESESTTPLEFPLPTISEWPKNELLQHERELTGFYITAHPLDRHATTIKQFSTGTTATLSEVKEGKDIKLCGVISSIKNHTTKRGDPMAYVQLEDLHGTVEVIVFPELYKTSTEHLIPESIIQITGTVDQMDSGTRIKATAILPIHELLSRSIKSLTVKIEESGTQDSCLLQLQRIFQKHPGPVSVSLQIALESDIHVATSSLPNVGVLPNAEFMEEIEHLLGQSMVTLHE, from the coding sequence GTGGCCTCCCAATTCGTTCATCTTCATCTCCACACACAATATAGCCTCCTGGATGGCGCTAACCAACTCGACCCTCTCTTCAAACAAGTCAGAGAATTTGGCATGCCGGCTGTCGCGATGACCGACCATGGCAATATGTTTGGCGCGATAGATTTCTTTCAAAAAGGCCAAACCCATGGTGTGAAACCGATCATCGGTTGTGAAGCCTACATGGCCCCCGGCAGTCGCCGGCAACGAAAAGAAGGGCACTTGGCGCACAATGACTATTACCACCTCATTCTTCTCGCCACGAATATCACGGGGTACCAAAATCTCATGAAACTTTCCAGCAAGGCTTATCTGGAAGGTTTCTACTATAAACCACGGATGGATAAGGAGTTACTAGCCCAACACCATGAAGGGCTCATCGCCTTATCCGGCTGTTTGAGTGGCGAAATTCCTTACCTCATCGGGCAGAATAACATGGACGAAGCCCTTCGTGTGGCCGATGAATATCGCTCCATTTTCGGGAAAGACCACTACTACCTCGAAGTTCAAGCCAACGGACTTGACCACCAACGCATCGCCAATCGCGGTCTCGTGGAGATTCACAAGAAACTCGGCATGCCCCTCGTCGGAACCAATGATTGCCATTACCTGAAAAAACGGGATGCTCGCCCTCACGAAATCATGCTGTGTCTTCAAACGGGAAAAACCCTCAAAGACCCATCGCGCATGAAATTTGACACCGACCAACTCTACGTGAAATCTACCGAAGAAATGGTCGCTGATTTTTCCGAGCTCCCATCGGCCGTCTTGAACACCTGTCAAGTTGCCGAACAATGCAATCTCGAACTGACGTTTGGAACATCATACCTCCCGAATTATCCAGTCCCGGAAGGAGAGACAAGGGAAAGTTATCTTGAAAAACTGACCAAGGAAGGATTGACCGCCCGCCTTCGTGAACGACCCACGGGCATCGCGAGTGAGGCCTACGAACGCCGCCTGAAAGCCGAACTCGCCATCCTGACGTCGATGGGCTATGCCGGATATTTTCTGGTCGTCTGGGATATCATCAATTTTGCGCGCTCACGCGGCATTCCTGTGGGGCCAGGACGAGGTTCTGCAGCGGGAAGTCTCGTGGCCTACGCTCTCCGCATAACTGACCTGGACCCGCTTTCCTACAATCTTCTGTTTGAACGCTTCTTAAACCCTGAACGTGTGACCATGCCGGACATTGATATGGATTTTTGCATGGATCGGCGAGGGGAAGTCATTAACTATGTCATTGAAAAGTATGGAGAGGAACACGTCTGTCAGATCATCACTTTCGGCACGCTAGGCGCGAAGGCCGCCATTCGCGATGTCGGCCGGGTCATGGATATGCCCTACGCCGAAGTCGATCGTGTGGCGAAACTGGTTCCGACACAACTCAACATTACCCTGCAAGATGCTTTGATCCAAGAACCGCGGCTGGAAGAATTGATCGAAAAAGACCCGAGAATGAAAGACCTCATGGACACGGCCCAAGCATTGGAAGGCTTGGCTCGTCATGCCTCAACACATGCCGCTGGAGTCGTTATCTCACAAAAACCGTTGATGGAACACGTTCCTCTCTATAAGACCAGCCACGACGAAATCGTGACTCAATACTCCATGACGGATGTGGAGAAAATTGGCCTGGTCAAATTTGATTTTCTTGGTCTCAAAACCCTGACGATGATCCACCGGGCTGAATCATTGGTTAATGCCAAGCACCCCCAAGAAGTTCGCCTAGACATCAACGATATCTCTCTCACCGACACGGCCACCTACTCCCTACTCGCAACCGGTAAAACAACGGGCATTTTTCAACTGGAAAGTTCCGGAATGCGAAACCTGCTCGTGAAGATAAAACCGGAAACCTTCGAGGATCTCATCGCTATCCTCGCGCTCTACCGGCCCGGCCCATTGGAAAGCGGCATGGTCGATGATTTCATCAAACGAAAGAGAGATCCCTCGAAGACGGTCTATGATCCGCCACAACTCGAGTCGATCCTCAAAGAAACCTACGGCGTCATCGTCTACCAAGAACAGGTCATGGCCATTGCCAACCAGTTGGCCGGATTCAGTCTTGGGCAAGCCGATCTCCTCAGACGAGCGATGGGGAAGAAAAAGCATGAAGAGATGGCGAAACAGAAAGCCCTCTTCATCGAAGGCGCCAAATGCAAACGGATTCCCGAGAAAAAGGCCGAAAAGTTATTCGACCAAATGGCCTTTTTTGCTGGATACGGATTTAATAAATCGCACTCCGCCGCCTATGCGCTGGTTACCTATCAGACGGCCTATTTAAAAACGCATTATCCGACAGAATTCATGGCGGCATTACTGACGACGGAAATGGGAAATACCGATAAAATGGTCGGCTATTTTACCGAATGCCGGGAACGGGGATTGAAGATCCTGCCGCCAGACGTGAATCAGAGCGGAAAAGACTTTTCTGTCGTCCCGGAAGGCATTCGCTTTGGATTGGCAGCCATCAAGAACGTCGGCGGTGGGGCGGTGGAAAGTATCCTGGCGACCAGGGACGAGCAAGGCCCCTTTCGGTCATTTTATGACTTTTGTTGCCAAATCGACTTGCAGAAAGTCAATAAACGGGTTCTCGAAGGCTTGATCAAAGTTGGAGCGTTTGATTCGATGAATCTCGTTCGTTCTCAGCTCATGACTATTCTCGAGAAAGCCCTCGAAGAAGCCAATACCGTTCAACGTCGAAAACGACATGGTCAGACCAGCTTGTTTGAAGCGCTAGACGCCGAATCCGAGTCGGAATCGACCACACCGCTGGAATTTCCACTTCCAACGATCAGTGAATGGCCCAAGAATGAACTTCTCCAACACGAACGAGAATTAACGGGATTTTATATCACGGCCCACCCCCTAGATCGACATGCGACGACGATCAAACAATTTTCCACAGGGACGACGGCAACGCTATCCGAAGTGAAAGAAGGCAAAGACATTAAACTGTGCGGTGTGATCTCGTCGATCAAAAACCATACGACCAAACGCGGCGACCCGATGGCGTATGTGCAACTTGAGGATCTGCATGGCACCGTGGAAGTCATCGTGTTTCCTGAACTCTATAAGACCAGCACCGAACACCTCATCCCGGAGTCGATCATCCAAATCACCGGAACCGTTGACCAAATGGATAGCGGGACGAGAATTAAAGCGACCGCCATTCTCCCCATTCATGAATTGTTATCTCGGTCCATTAAATCATTAACGGTCAAAATCGAGGAATCGGGGACACAAGACTCCTGTCTCCTTCAACTCCAACGTATTTTCCAAAAACACCCGGGCCCTGTCTCCGTGTCCTTGCAGATTGCCCTGGAAAGTGATATTCACGTTGCCACGTCTTCTCTTCCAAACGTGGGCGTCTTACCGAATGCCGAATTCATGGAAGAAATAGAACATCTTCTTGGCCAATCCATGGTCACACTCCATGAATAA
- a CDS encoding acetyl-CoA carboxylase carboxyltransferase subunit alpha: MKEYLDFEKPLRELEERINRLKRSGSLKKSVRDQIRKQTARLHELETELYSQLTPWQRSQIARHPERPSLSNYVGLITQNFLELHGDRVFGDDQAIMGGFALFQERPVMIIGQEKGKTLKERMRRNFGMPNPEGYRKALRLMKMAEKFQRPIITFIDTPGAYPGLDAEQRGQAEAIARNLMTMARLRVPIIAVITGEGGSGGALALGVADRVMILEHSIYSVISPEGCAAILWGDASKASQAASALKLTASELFKLGIVDHVITEPMGGAHRDAETTAQRLQEILDSTLQQLSHIPTETLLHERDQKFRKMEAIRYLQETTETKTSS, encoded by the coding sequence GTGAAAGAATACCTCGACTTCGAAAAACCTCTACGCGAATTGGAAGAGCGCATCAATCGACTCAAGCGATCTGGATCTCTTAAAAAATCCGTTCGAGACCAAATACGGAAACAAACAGCCAGACTGCACGAGTTGGAAACAGAATTATACAGTCAGCTCACACCTTGGCAACGCAGTCAAATCGCAAGACACCCTGAACGTCCATCACTTTCGAACTACGTTGGCTTGATCACGCAAAACTTTCTCGAACTTCACGGGGATCGCGTGTTTGGTGATGACCAGGCCATCATGGGGGGGTTCGCGCTCTTTCAAGAACGGCCGGTGATGATTATCGGCCAGGAAAAAGGCAAAACCCTCAAGGAACGCATGCGCCGCAACTTTGGCATGCCCAACCCCGAAGGGTATCGCAAAGCGCTTCGACTCATGAAAATGGCCGAGAAGTTTCAGCGTCCGATCATTACCTTTATTGATACTCCTGGAGCCTATCCTGGACTAGATGCCGAACAGCGTGGACAGGCCGAAGCCATCGCGAGAAATCTCATGACCATGGCCCGCCTTCGTGTACCGATCATCGCCGTTATAACCGGAGAAGGGGGAAGTGGAGGCGCCTTGGCCTTAGGCGTGGCCGATCGAGTCATGATCCTCGAACATTCCATCTATTCGGTCATTTCCCCTGAAGGATGCGCAGCCATTCTGTGGGGAGATGCATCCAAAGCGTCACAAGCCGCTTCTGCCCTGAAGCTTACAGCCTCGGAGCTTTTCAAACTTGGCATCGTTGACCATGTGATTACTGAGCCAATGGGCGGCGCTCATCGAGATGCAGAAACGACTGCGCAGCGCCTCCAGGAAATCCTGGATTCCACCCTACAGCAACTCTCTCATATCCCCACTGAAACTCTATTACATGAACGTGATCAGAAATTCAGAAAAATGGAAGCTATCCGGTATCTACAGGAAACGACTGAAACGAAGACTTCATCATAA
- a CDS encoding glycerol-3-phosphate dehydrogenase/oxidase, which translates to MNRSLEGISEIEYDVIIIGGGIYGVSAARDAAFRGLKVLLLEQGDFGHATSSNSHKIIHGGLRYLQHGDLPRMRESIAERSTLVRIAPHLVKPMPFLIPTYSHIGAKKLLLRVALAMNDCIAFDRNRHLPEPSQFPPSRIMSSRETLERGKIISSSQLTGGAYYFDAQVRNSERLILSLLQSAHEKGAVCLNYVRVSKLLTNHGSVWGVQAEDIPGKTTLEIRAKCVVDCSGPWVNRLVPSETRSTTPGPLPLLKAVVLVTDLILEDVALGVPGHSTYNDTDAVINKGRRYFFIVPWRNRSLVGTFQTPYDGHPDEASVSEQEIDMQLEEVNASLQQTKITRKHVQFVYWGLLPRNDGQGSTHGDVQLSKHAVIYDHETQSGIKGLISVSGVKFTTARAVSEKAINLVMTKLRRPSTRCTTATTPVYGGDFSSYEQVLQGALARKPPSLSSDIVTHLVETYGSRFIEIFQYIEENPELGTRLVADIPVSKAEVIHGIREEMAQTLSDIVFRRTELGTAGYLSDDGLLTCANTMARELGWDEHQLRDEVSKTNADYRRRGVI; encoded by the coding sequence ATGAATCGATCCTTGGAGGGCATTTCAGAGATAGAGTATGACGTGATCATCATCGGGGGTGGGATATATGGCGTGTCGGCAGCGCGGGATGCCGCTTTCCGTGGGTTGAAAGTTCTTCTTCTCGAACAGGGAGATTTTGGGCATGCCACCTCAAGCAACAGTCACAAAATTATTCATGGGGGACTACGCTATTTACAACATGGGGATCTGCCTCGAATGAGGGAATCCATCGCCGAACGTAGTACACTCGTGCGTATCGCGCCCCATCTCGTCAAACCCATGCCGTTTTTAATTCCGACCTATTCCCATATCGGAGCCAAAAAGCTTCTGCTCCGTGTCGCGCTCGCGATGAATGATTGCATTGCCTTCGACCGCAATCGTCATTTGCCCGAGCCATCGCAATTTCCACCTAGCAGGATCATGTCCAGCCGTGAAACTCTGGAACGTGGCAAGATCATATCCTCGTCCCAGCTCACTGGTGGGGCTTATTATTTTGATGCTCAAGTGCGTAATTCCGAACGTCTAATACTCTCTCTGTTACAATCGGCTCATGAAAAAGGGGCGGTGTGCTTGAATTACGTGCGTGTTTCGAAACTTTTAACGAACCATGGCTCCGTTTGGGGTGTCCAGGCCGAAGACATCCCGGGAAAAACCACATTAGAGATCCGCGCGAAATGCGTCGTGGATTGCAGTGGCCCATGGGTGAATCGGTTGGTGCCGTCGGAAACCCGTTCCACCACTCCAGGACCACTCCCACTCCTTAAGGCGGTGGTCCTCGTGACCGATCTTATTCTGGAGGACGTGGCTCTCGGGGTCCCAGGCCACTCCACGTATAACGATACTGACGCCGTTATCAACAAAGGACGACGGTATTTTTTTATTGTCCCCTGGCGTAACAGATCGTTAGTTGGAACCTTTCAGACACCATACGACGGCCACCCAGACGAGGCCTCTGTATCCGAGCAAGAGATTGACATGCAGCTGGAGGAGGTCAATGCCAGTCTCCAGCAGACAAAGATTACTCGAAAGCACGTTCAGTTCGTCTACTGGGGCCTTCTACCAAGAAACGATGGGCAGGGTAGTACGCACGGAGACGTGCAATTATCGAAGCACGCGGTGATCTATGATCATGAGACGCAATCCGGCATCAAAGGCCTCATTTCCGTCTCCGGGGTCAAGTTTACGACGGCTCGAGCCGTCTCGGAAAAAGCGATTAATCTCGTCATGACCAAACTTCGCAGGCCGTCGACACGATGCACCACAGCGACCACTCCGGTTTACGGAGGAGACTTTTCTTCATACGAGCAAGTATTGCAGGGTGCTTTGGCTCGAAAGCCTCCGAGCCTGTCTTCTGATATCGTCACACATCTCGTGGAAACCTACGGCTCCCGTTTCATCGAAATCTTTCAGTACATTGAAGAAAATCCAGAATTAGGCACCAGGCTCGTGGCAGATATACCGGTCAGTAAAGCCGAAGTCATCCATGGAATTCGGGAAGAAATGGCACAAACGCTAAGTGATATCGTGTTTCGAAGGACTGAGCTTGGCACGGCCGGCTACCTCAGCGATGATGGGCTTCTTACCTGTGCGAACACCATGGCTAGGGAACTCGGATGGGATGAACACCAGCTTCGAGATGAAGTGTCTAAAACGAACGCAGATTATCGCCGAAGGGGGGTCATCTAA